From Sphingobium sp. B2D3C:
GGCGCTGGGCGATGGCCTGATCGAAACCGCCATGCGCGAGAGCGGCCTGCCGCGCGCCCGGCTCGAAGGCGAGCGTGGACGCACCGTGGGCCAGCTGCGCATGTTCGCCGATGTCGTGCGCAAAGGATGGTGGCAGCAGTTGCGCGTCGATCCGGCGATGCCCGAGCGGCAGCCCCTGCCCCGCCCCGATCTGCGGATGCGGATGATCCCGCTCGGCCCGGTGGCGGTGTTCGGTGCCTCCAACTTCCCACTCGCCTTCTCGACTGCCGGTGGCGACACGGCCTCTGCGCTCGCGGCGGGTTGCCCGGTCGTCGTCAAGGGCCACCCGGCCCACCCGATCACGGCCTCGCTGATGGCGCAGGCGCTGACGGCGGCGGTGAAGGCCTGCGATCTCCCGGCAGGCGTGTTCAGCCAGATCATGGGGCCGTCGCACGAACTCGGCGCCGCGCTCGTCCAAGACCCCCGCATCACGGCGGTCGGCTTCACCGGCTCACGCGCCGGCGGCCTTGCGCTGGTCAAGTTGGCGCAGGCCCGCCCGGTTCCGATCCCGGTCTATGCGGAGATGTCGAGCATCAATCCGGTTCTGCTTCTCCCGCAGTCCCTCAAGGCGCGCGGCGCGGCGCTGGGCACCGCCTTCGTCGGCTCGCTGACGATGGGCGCCGGCCAGTTCTGCACCAATCCGGGCCTGCTGATCGCCATGGAGGGCGACGGGCTCGATGCCTTTATCGCCAGCGCAACCGACGGCGTGGCAGCGGCTGCGCCACAGACCATGCTCACGTCCGGCATTCGCGATGCATATGGGAGAGGCGTCGCGGCGCTGGCCGGCCATGACGCCGTCGAAACGCTGGCCAGTGGCAGCCCCGGTGAGGGCACCAGCGGCGGCGCGATCCTGTTCCAGACCAGCGCGCAGGCCTTCCTCGCCAATCCCGATCTGGCCGAGGAGGTGTTCGGCGCGAGCGGCATTCTGGTGCGCTGCGCCAATGAGGCCGAAGTGATGGCGATCCTCAAGGCGCTTGAGGGTCAGCTTACCGCGACGCTCCATATGGACGCCGAGGATGAGCCGCTTGCTGCGCGGATGCTGCCGGTGCTGGAACGCAAGGTGGGGCGTATCCTCGCCAATGGCTGGCCCACGGGCGTCGAGGTCTGCCACGCCATGGTCCATGGCGGCCCC
This genomic window contains:
- a CDS encoding aldehyde dehydrogenase (NADP(+)) — protein: MTEFRSITAETGAPYGDPLPVHGPQDVATACAAAEEAFEIYRATSRDDRARFLERCGEEIMALGDGLIETAMRESGLPRARLEGERGRTVGQLRMFADVVRKGWWQQLRVDPAMPERQPLPRPDLRMRMIPLGPVAVFGASNFPLAFSTAGGDTASALAAGCPVVVKGHPAHPITASLMAQALTAAVKACDLPAGVFSQIMGPSHELGAALVQDPRITAVGFTGSRAGGLALVKLAQARPVPIPVYAEMSSINPVLLLPQSLKARGAALGTAFVGSLTMGAGQFCTNPGLLIAMEGDGLDAFIASATDGVAAAAPQTMLTSGIRDAYGRGVAALAGHDAVETLASGSPGEGTSGGAILFQTSAQAFLANPDLAEEVFGASGILVRCANEAEVMAILKALEGQLTATLHMDAEDEPLAARMLPVLERKVGRILANGWPTGVEVCHAMVHGGPFPATSDGRTTSVGSLAIDRFLRPVSYQNLAQSVLPEPLRDTALGDGIPRLYDGTVLAGR